GCCGGCTCCAGCCGCACGCGCTGGCTCCTCATCCAGGCCGCCGTCTCGATTCTCCGGCGCCGGCCCCCCGAGGCCGAGGCGCTCCGGACCTGGGCCCTCCACATCGCGGCCCGCCGCGGCAAGCACGTCGCGATCGTCGCGCTCGCCCGCCGCCTGGCCGGGATCCTCTATGCGTTGCTCCGCGATGGCACGGTCTTCACGCCACGCCGGACCTCACCGCCGGTGGCCGTCGCCACGCTCCCGGTCTGAGCGATTGACCGACACGCCGTGAGGACCAGGGGTCTCGCGCGGGTTCGATGGGGTAGGTGAGCGCGAATGTCGCCTTGACCGCCGTTTCCAGGGTCGCTGCGTAGATGGCGCCCCCACCCTCGAATCCCCTCCTGCGCCGGCGAGCCACCACCATCGCCCTCATGAGCGCGA
This genomic window from Candidatus Rokuibacteriota bacterium contains:
- a CDS encoding IS110 family transposase, translated to MRHLNRQLAYSDATIEHVAAHDERVQRLRTVPSVGPVTAAAFVATIDDVQRFAHAHQLAAYLGLVPRENSSGDTQRRGPITKAGSSRTRWLLIQAAVSILRRRPPEAEALRTWALHIAARRGKHVAIVALARRLAGILYALLRDGTVFTPRRTSPPVAVATLPV